The Pseudomonadota bacterium genome contains the following window.
GAATCACGTTGAACGCCGTGATGCCGATGGCCATGAGGCACGCCACCTGCTCGAACCGCGTCACGACGACAGGCGGCGGCGGGCCCTGACGCGTCGCCGCCTCTCCGAGCCCGTAGAGCAGCAGCAGCACGCCCACGCCGATGAGAATGCAGATCTCGGAGATGAACGACCACGTGTAGAGATGGAGCCCCATCACGGGGTCACCGTATCCTCCGGTGCCAGGGACGATGTGAAGCAGGATCTGGCGCGCGGCCGTGCCCGCACCGAAGAGCGCGGCGAGGATGATGAGGCCGTAGTTCTGGGGGCGGATGCCGCCGCGAAGATTGAGAACGGCACCGCACATGACCCCCATCATGCCCATGCGCTGCAACAGGCAGAGGGGGCAGGGGTTCTCGTGAAGCCCCAGCTGGAAGTAGAGGGCGCCTCCCAGGATGCCCACCAGGATGTAGATCATGAGCGCATTGAGGAATCGGGACACTGCGTCCCAGCGCTGCGGTGTCACAGGTCGATCTTCAACGTGGAGTCAGCGTGATGCAGGTACATGGCAATCGACGCGATGAGCGAGACGAAGAACAGCCCGTGGGCGGCGCGCTCGTTCTCACGCCACGCGCACGTCATGGTGGCGGTCCAGAGGGCAAAGATGGCGGCCATCATATGATGCGTGTCTCTCCTTTTGTGGGGGTGCGTCGGGGTACGCTTCGGTGACCGAGTTCGGGCCGGTCATGCGCCCTTCCTGTAGGGGGGCAAGGAGCTGCGCGATGCGGGCGACGGCGCGATGCGGGGGGCGGCGCGATGCGGGGGTGTCAGGCGTCGCGATGCACCGTATCCATCGAGAAGGCAGGCACGCACACCGCGATGTACTCGGCACCTTCGTCGGTTGGCGTGCTGTACTGCACCCACTCGCCCGCGTGGGCGATGACCGACTGCCCTGCCTGCACATCGAGCACACCGTCACGATGGGTCACCCGCAGCAGGCCCTTGAGCACCACG
Protein-coding sequences here:
- a CDS encoding disulfide bond formation protein B, producing MIYILVGILGGALYFQLGLHENPCPLCLLQRMGMMGVMCGAVLNLRGGIRPQNYGLIILAALFGAGTAARQILLHIVPGTGGYGDPVMGLHLYTWSFISEICILIGVGVLLLLYGLGEAATRQGPPPPVVVTRFEQVACLMAIGITAFNVILTFKECGLTACCENGPCP
- a CDS encoding cupin domain-containing protein; translation: MPTHIAQPTQITSAGNKPKIILEHVGRVNTKTENASVAHMKSPGGWVEPGQTPAFDEFTVVLKGLLRVTHRDGVLDVQAGQSVIAHAGEWVQYSTPTDEGAEYIAVCVPAFSMDTVHRDA